AAAACGTTCACTTAAGTGGAGGTGTTGGAATTGGTGGTGTATTAGAACCTTTACAGGCTGCACCTGTAATAATTGAGGACAATGCATTTATTGGATCAAGATGTATTGTTGTTGAAGGTGTTCGCGTTGAAAAAGAAGCTGTTTTAGGCGCAAATGTGGTTCTTACCGCTTCTACAAAAATTATAGATGTTACTGGCGATGAACCTGTTGAAACTAAAGGTAGGGTTCCTGCTCGTTCAGTTGTTATACCAGGGAGTTATACTAAGAAATTTTCTGCCGGTGAGTTTCAAGTGCCTTGTGCATTGATTATTGGCACTAGAAAAGAGAGTACAAATAAAAAGACCTCGTTAAACGATGCCTTAAGAGAATATGATGTAGCGGTGTAAACCACGCTAAATCTAAAATCTTGCCCATAGTCGTTTACAACTAGCGACTATGGGCTTTTTTTATAAAATACTGTCATTTGTACGCAACCTTTTCTAATTCTTTAGTCTAGTTTATTAGAGACCTGTAAGAAAAGTACCTATTAAAACAATTTATAACTACTTTTTAAGTTATAATCTAGCGAGTTAAAACCGAACATAATCTAAATTTTCGATTGATTTTGAATAATTCTGACAATAAACTTACGGCATTAGTCATAACATATAACGAAATGGAGCACATTAAAAAGTGTATTGCTTCCGTTTCTTTTGCAGATGAGATTATCGTGGTTGACTCCTATAGTACAGACGGCACATTCGAATATTTAGAAGCATTACCCAATGTGCGTGTTATTCAGCGTCCCTTTAAAAATTTCACCGATCAAAAATCATTTACTTTAGATAAAGCTTCAAATGACTGGATTTTATTTGTTGATGCCGATGAAGTGGTGCCTCGCTCTTTACGTACAGAGATAACCCAAACCATTCAAAAACCAAATGCTTTAGATGCGTATTGGTTTTATAGAAAGTTTATGTTCAAGGACAGTAAGCTGAATTATAGCGGTTGGCAAACCGATAAAAACGTTAGACTTTTTAAGAAAAGTCAATGTCGATTTGCTCAACACAAATTAGTACATGAAACTTTACAAATTAATGGAAAAACAGGTGTACTCAAGGAAAAATTAGTCCATTATTGCTACAAAGGGTATTCAGACTACAAAGCCAAAATGGTGCATTACGGCAAACTGAAAGCAAAAGAACTACACTCTAAAAAACGTTCTTGCAACCTATTTAAATTGATAGGGAAACCTACATGGAAATTTGCTTACAATTACTTTATAAGACTAGGTTTTATAGATTTACATAAAGGGTTTACTGTCTGCTATTTAAATGCATTGAGCGTATATGTAAGATATGATGAACTTTCAAAATTACAAGCGCTTACAGCCACTAAGGCAAAAAATACTGTTACTACCAACGAAAAATATAAACTTAACAACGTAGAGATGGCAGCTAGCTAATACCTATGTACTATTTTTGTTCGCAAACAACGGGTAATGAAAATTGCATTGGAAAGTTCTTCTCTCTTTTTTAAGAACTACACTGGTATTCCTTTTTACATTCATAATTTATACAATTCATTAAAAGATATAGATGCTATTGACCCCTATTTAGCTTTTAGGTTAAAGAGAAAGTTCAAAAAAAAATCTGACTTCCAGAAAAATCTCTTAAACAACAAACACCTTTGGCATCTAAACAATTTTGCCCTAACCACTACAAAGTTTGATGTGGCACATAGTCTACACTCTCCTTTTCTAAATTTTAGTTCGTCCTTAAAAGTTGCCACTGTACATGATTTAGCAGTACACTTACCCCAATTTAAATCATATGAGTTAACTACACCATACTTTGAAAAAAAGAGAATGGCACTTTTCAAAGATTTTAGTAAAAAGGCCGATGTAATCATTACAGTGAGCGAAGCTACAAAGCAAGATTTTCTTTCATTTTTTAATTATCCTGAAGACAGAATACATGCAATTCCGTTAGCTCCCTCACTAAAAGCTCAACAAAACAACAAAACAAATAATGATTTACTAAAGGAATTTAATGTTGCCCCAAAAACATATTTCATATCCCTAGGAGGGGTCTCCTTAAGAAAAAATACACTTAACCTTATTAAAGGTTATGCTTTATCAAAAGAGAGTCAGAATAAAAAACTAATAATCACTGGGAAAATTGAATCAAAACATTATTCCCCTGTGTTCAACTTTATTAAAGAGAACAGTTTAGAAAACAAAATTGTGATAACTGGTTATCTAAGTTCTGAGAAGCTAGCAGCACTTTATAAAAATGCAGCTGCTTTTTTGTTTCCCACATTCTATGAAGGCTTTGGTATTCCTATATTAGAAGCAATGTTAGCTGAATTGCCCGTCTTGACCAGTAACACAGGAGCTGCTCCCGAAACCTCAAAGAATCATGCCGCTTTAGTAAACCCATTTAAACCCGAAGACATTGCGGCAGGTATAGAACGCCTATCAACAATAACCGAAGACCAAATAAAACAAGCTAAACAATTTGCAACTACCTTTACCTGGGAAAGAACAGCGCAGAAGACGAAAATGGTTTATGAAAAATATATGTAATTTTATCTCTATATAGAAGAACACCGACGAATGAGAATAGGTTATGATGCCAAAAGAATTTTTCACAACAGAACTGGTCTAGGAAACTATGGACGGGATATTCTACGTATTTTAAATTCCTACCCCGAACTTGAAGAGTTTTATCTTTTCAATACCAAAACTCCTAGCATAGATAGGAAAGTTGCCTTAGAAAAATCAACAATAGTTTATCCATCGGGTTGGTTTTGGAAAAACTTCCCTTCGCTATGGCGCTTGTTCGGGCAATGGAACCAGATAAACGATTTGAGATTGGATTGGTATCACGGACTATCAGGAGAAATACCCATTCAGTTCAAAAAACGGGGCACTTCAAAAATAGTCACCATACATGATCTTATTTTCATAAGCCACCCTCAATATTATAAATTTTGGGATCGGATAATATATAAACTAAAGTTTTACTACGCTGTACATGCCGCAAACCATATTGTGGCTATAAGTGAACAGACCAAAAGAGATATCATTAAATTTTTAAAGGTTTCACCTCATAAGATTACAGTAGTCTACCAAGGTTGTCACAGTGCATTTAAAACTACTTATTCCCAAGAAGAAAAAGAGAAGGTTAGAGCAGAACATAATCTACCTAAGCAATTTATTTTAAACGTAGGCACTATACAAGAACGTAAAAATGTACTGGCAATAATCAAAGCTATTAAAGGCACTACCTATCATTTGGCTTTGGTGGGAGGCGAAAAATCCTATGCAAAAAAGGTTCGCAGATATATTACTGAACACCAAATGCAAGATCAGGTAACATTTGTAAAGAAAATTGGGGTACAAGATTTAGCTATACTCTATCAAGCCGCCACTCTGCTTTGCTACCCATCTTATTGCGAGGGATTTGGAATACCGTTAATTGAGGCTCTTTTTAGCAAGATTCCTGTTATTGTTACAAAAGGAGGCTGTTTCCCAGAAGCGGCCGGACCTGATGCTCTTTATATTGACCCAGATAATACTAAGGAAATTCAAGAAAATATTAAAAAACTATACGATAATCCAGAACTGAGAAAAGAAATGACAGACAAAGGCTTTTCTTATGTACAAAGATTTAATGATGAGAACGTGGGTGCCAATCTAGTTGCTCTCTATAAAAAGCTAGCGTAAATGGGTTGTATTTGTTTTTTTAATACGGTCAAATCTTGGGGCGGAGGAGAAAAATGGCATTTTGAAGTAAGCCAGTATCTTCATGAAAAAGGGGTTCCTGTTTTTGTGGTTGCACATCCTAAAAGTGTCCTTTCACAAAAACTTAAAACTACGGATATTCCCCATAAAACTATTGAACTATCAAACCTTAGTTTCATTAACCCTATTAAAAGGTTAGCTGTTAAAAATTGCCTCAAAAGCCAAGCTGTAGATACCATAGTCATGAATTTATCGAGCGATGTGAAAATTGCTGGACCAATTGCAAAAGAACTGAACATTAAAAGAATTATTTATAGGCGAGGTAGTGCCATACCTATCAAAAACACTTTTTCCAATCGGTATCTTTTCAAAAACGTACTTACAGAAATACTTGCAAATTCTGTAGCTACCAAAAACACCATTTTAGAGAACAATCCCAAGCTTTTTCCAAAAGAAAAAATCACGGTTATCTATAACGGTGTAGCTATTCCCGAGCAACTAGATACGGAAAGGTCCCATGCTCAAAACGGACTAATTACCCTAGTTAACCTAGGCCGTTTGGAGTTTCAAAAAAACCAAGGATTTTTACTAGATGTTGCAAAAAGGCTAATGCAAAAAGGAGTGGTATTTAAAATGATAATTGGTGGTGACGGACGTCTAAAAAGTTTACTACAATCTAGGATAGAAAATGAAGGTTTATCAAACCATGTAGAACTTTGTGGTTTTGTAGATAAGCCCTATGAATTCATTTCACATGGTGATGTATTTTTACTTTCTTCTCATTGGGAAGGTTTTGGCTACGTTCTTGCAGAAGCTGCGCTATCGGAAAGGCCATCCGTTGCTTTTAATACTAGTAGTAACCCGGAGGTAGTTTTACACGAAAAAACCGGTCTATTAACTCCTCCTAACGATATAGAAAGCTTTGTTAAAGCTATTGAAAAACTATATAATAATAGATCATTAATTACTTCAATGGGTGCTGCTGGCAGGAAATTTGTAATTGATCAGTTTGAAAAGTCGAAAAAATTAAAGGAAATAGAAGCATACTTGAAATATGAATAGGACGGAAAAGATTTCGGGCTTACTAATTACCTTAAACGAGGAAAAACACATAGAAGCTGTTTTACAGAACCTATCATTTTGTGATGAAATCATTGTTGTTGATTCCTTCAGCACAGACCGTACTGTTGAAATCATTAAAAATCATTCCAATGTTCAACTTATACAGCGGCCCTTTAAGAATTACACAGACCAAAAGCAGTTTGCCTTAGACCAAGCGGCTTATAATTGGGTGCTTTTTATGGATGCGGACGAAAGGGTAACTCCTAAACTTGAAAAAGAAATTATAGAAGAAATAGAAAATAAAACCGACTGTGCAGCTGCCTATTATTTTCTGCGAATTTTCATGTATCAGGATAAAGTACTCCGTTTTAGTGGATGGCAAACAGACAAAAATTATCGCTTATTTCAAAAAGATAAAGTGCAGTTCGTTTCTGATCGAATAGTACATGAAACTTTAGAGGTAAACGGTAATTCTAAAACATTAAAAAACCGACTAATACATTATTCATTCAACAATTATGATGAATACAAATCCAAGATGGTTAAGTACGGAAAAATGAAGGCCAGAGAGGCCTTTGAAGCAGGTAAAACAGCTAGATGGTATCATTCTGTATTAAGACCCGCATGGAAATTTTTCAACCACTATATTCTTAGGTTGGGGTTCTTGGACGGTAAAAAAGGTATTGTTATCTCCTACCTAAATGCGGTTGGTGTCTACAGTAGATTTAAAGAACTAAAACGTCTGAACTCGGCAGGAAAAAAATGAAAGTCAACCCAAAAAATATAATCTTTTTCTGCCCTACGAAAAATTGGGGTGGTATTGAAAAAAATGTATTGCTCAGGACTATTTTCCTTAGCCAAAACGGATATAATATCACCGTTGTACTATTGAAAAATACGTTTGAGGATAGATTTGCGAATATTGATAATGTTACAATCCGTACAATTACAAAACGTGGTGGTGATTTAAACCTTTCCGTCGTCCGCAATTACATCAAGATAATACAAAAAGTTAAACCACTAACGGTTTTTGCAGCTTTAAAGCGCGATTGGTGGCTAGTGTCATTAGCGGCTCACATAAAAAAAGTACCTAATATAATTCTATACCTTGGTAATATTAGAAAAATTAGAACCGGCCTTAAGTACAGTCTTGTATTCAAAACTTTTAAAGCAAAGGTTTTAGTGAATAGCGATTCCCTAAAAACAGATTTATTACAGAATAGTTCCTATTTCAATCAAGACAATTTAATTAGAATTTATAACGGCATAGAGTTACCTAAACTTCAGACAGTTGCAAATTGGGGCCCTATAGAAAAATTAAATCTACCTGAAAATCGCTTTATTATAGGCGTTGCAGGCTGGCTGAATTATAGAAAAGG
This genomic interval from Zobellia roscoffensis contains the following:
- a CDS encoding glycosyltransferase family 2 protein, whose product is MNNSDNKLTALVITYNEMEHIKKCIASVSFADEIIVVDSYSTDGTFEYLEALPNVRVIQRPFKNFTDQKSFTLDKASNDWILFVDADEVVPRSLRTEITQTIQKPNALDAYWFYRKFMFKDSKLNYSGWQTDKNVRLFKKSQCRFAQHKLVHETLQINGKTGVLKEKLVHYCYKGYSDYKAKMVHYGKLKAKELHSKKRSCNLFKLIGKPTWKFAYNYFIRLGFIDLHKGFTVCYLNALSVYVRYDELSKLQALTATKAKNTVTTNEKYKLNNVEMAAS
- a CDS encoding glycosyltransferase family 4 protein, yielding MKIALESSSLFFKNYTGIPFYIHNLYNSLKDIDAIDPYLAFRLKRKFKKKSDFQKNLLNNKHLWHLNNFALTTTKFDVAHSLHSPFLNFSSSLKVATVHDLAVHLPQFKSYELTTPYFEKKRMALFKDFSKKADVIITVSEATKQDFLSFFNYPEDRIHAIPLAPSLKAQQNNKTNNDLLKEFNVAPKTYFISLGGVSLRKNTLNLIKGYALSKESQNKKLIITGKIESKHYSPVFNFIKENSLENKIVITGYLSSEKLAALYKNAAAFLFPTFYEGFGIPILEAMLAELPVLTSNTGAAPETSKNHAALVNPFKPEDIAAGIERLSTITEDQIKQAKQFATTFTWERTAQKTKMVYEKYM
- a CDS encoding glycosyltransferase family 4 protein, with amino-acid sequence MRIGYDAKRIFHNRTGLGNYGRDILRILNSYPELEEFYLFNTKTPSIDRKVALEKSTIVYPSGWFWKNFPSLWRLFGQWNQINDLRLDWYHGLSGEIPIQFKKRGTSKIVTIHDLIFISHPQYYKFWDRIIYKLKFYYAVHAANHIVAISEQTKRDIIKFLKVSPHKITVVYQGCHSAFKTTYSQEEKEKVRAEHNLPKQFILNVGTIQERKNVLAIIKAIKGTTYHLALVGGEKSYAKKVRRYITEHQMQDQVTFVKKIGVQDLAILYQAATLLCYPSYCEGFGIPLIEALFSKIPVIVTKGGCFPEAAGPDALYIDPDNTKEIQENIKKLYDNPELRKEMTDKGFSYVQRFNDENVGANLVALYKKLA
- a CDS encoding glycosyltransferase; the protein is MGCICFFNTVKSWGGGEKWHFEVSQYLHEKGVPVFVVAHPKSVLSQKLKTTDIPHKTIELSNLSFINPIKRLAVKNCLKSQAVDTIVMNLSSDVKIAGPIAKELNIKRIIYRRGSAIPIKNTFSNRYLFKNVLTEILANSVATKNTILENNPKLFPKEKITVIYNGVAIPEQLDTERSHAQNGLITLVNLGRLEFQKNQGFLLDVAKRLMQKGVVFKMIIGGDGRLKSLLQSRIENEGLSNHVELCGFVDKPYEFISHGDVFLLSSHWEGFGYVLAEAALSERPSVAFNTSSNPEVVLHEKTGLLTPPNDIESFVKAIEKLYNNRSLITSMGAAGRKFVIDQFEKSKKLKEIEAYLKYE
- a CDS encoding glycosyltransferase family 2 protein produces the protein MNRTEKISGLLITLNEEKHIEAVLQNLSFCDEIIVVDSFSTDRTVEIIKNHSNVQLIQRPFKNYTDQKQFALDQAAYNWVLFMDADERVTPKLEKEIIEEIENKTDCAAAYYFLRIFMYQDKVLRFSGWQTDKNYRLFQKDKVQFVSDRIVHETLEVNGNSKTLKNRLIHYSFNNYDEYKSKMVKYGKMKAREAFEAGKTARWYHSVLRPAWKFFNHYILRLGFLDGKKGIVISYLNAVGVYSRFKELKRLNSAGKK
- a CDS encoding glycosyltransferase, producing the protein MKVNPKNIIFFCPTKNWGGIEKNVLLRTIFLSQNGYNITVVLLKNTFEDRFANIDNVTIRTITKRGGDLNLSVVRNYIKIIQKVKPLTVFAALKRDWWLVSLAAHIKKVPNIILYLGNIRKIRTGLKYSLVFKTFKAKVLVNSDSLKTDLLQNSSYFNQDNLIRIYNGIELPKLQTVANWGPIEKLNLPENRFIIGVAGWLNYRKGFDLLPKILEKLPKNTHIIHAGTGGFELDMDQILSNYPELSERIHFLGHVSNMGQFFQNIDVFLLCSREEGMANVLLESLSYGKPIVSSKVPGSEELLDNGTYGILTEIDDVTAMSTGIQAILERKIIFEPELLKQRITDTFSFNHMMANTQSLLFPSKN